A segment of the candidate division KSB1 bacterium genome:
TTGCCAGATTCTTCAATTAATCACAACCTAAGAAATAATATACCCGGGTATTTTGCAGATCAAGCAGTACCTAACTTGTTAAAAGAACTTAAGAGATTTGGCGTAAGCACGTTTGATATTACAGTGAAATTAATTGGTGGTTCAAGTATTATGGACCCGGTTGGCATATTTAATATTGGTAAAAGAAATGTGCTAACCATTCGGAAATTGTTGTGGAATTCTAGGCTAGGTGCAACTGTTGAGGATGTGGGAGGAAATTATAGCCGGACTTTATGGGTAGAAATAGACACAGGCAAAGTCTTCATCTCATCCCCAAAGAGAGGTAAGTGGGAATTATGAGTGAATTATTAACATGTATTCTTGA
Coding sequences within it:
- a CDS encoding chemotaxis protein CheD, which encodes MILVGIGEIVISNKPGETIKTMALGSCVGIVMLSKKKNVVAMAHVALPDSSINHNLRNNIPGYFADQAVPNLLKELKRFGVSTFDITVKLIGGSSIMDPVGIFNIGKRNVLTIRKLLWNSRLGATVEDVGGNYSRTLWVEIDTGKVFISSPKRGKWEL